In Georgenia soli, a genomic segment contains:
- the wecB gene encoding non-hydrolyzing UDP-N-acetylglucosamine 2-epimerase, translating to MKVLTIVGTRPELIRLSRVIARLDSTVDHVLVHTGQNYDPTLRDVFFEDLAIRQPDHVLGVDTSSLGRTLGEILIRTEEVLKTEQPDAVLVLGDTNSSIAAVIAKRMHIPVYHMEAGNRSFDENVPEETNRRLIDHIADFNLVYTEHARRNLLAEGLHSRRIALTGSPMREVLDHYRGKIDTSDALDRFGLEERGYFLVSAHREENVDLRSRLAQLLETLVAIRNEFNMPVFVSTHPRTRKRLGAIEGWTTSEGVTFHEPLGFHDYNRLQLGAACVLSDSGTIAEESTLLGFPAVTLRDSIERPEALDTGGIIMTGLAAGDVVSAVREAMSAPPAPSIGARPTLPEDYAVSNTSERVVRFMLSTAPRHRFWAGLRDRDTSPRTPNPQNEE from the coding sequence ATGAAGGTTCTGACGATAGTCGGCACGAGGCCTGAACTGATCAGGCTTTCCCGTGTTATCGCGCGACTCGATTCCACTGTGGATCATGTGCTTGTGCACACCGGCCAAAATTACGACCCAACTTTGAGGGACGTTTTCTTCGAGGATCTAGCTATCCGGCAACCTGACCACGTGCTCGGTGTCGATACTTCCTCCCTCGGCAGAACGCTGGGAGAGATCCTCATTCGCACCGAAGAAGTGCTCAAGACGGAGCAGCCAGATGCTGTCCTAGTGCTCGGTGACACTAATAGTTCCATCGCTGCTGTTATCGCCAAGCGGATGCATATACCCGTATACCACATGGAAGCCGGAAACCGCAGCTTCGACGAAAACGTGCCAGAAGAGACGAACCGCCGTCTAATCGACCACATTGCGGACTTCAATCTGGTATACACAGAACACGCACGGCGAAACTTGTTGGCCGAGGGTCTCCACAGTCGACGGATCGCGCTTACAGGTTCCCCGATGCGGGAAGTGCTCGATCACTACAGAGGCAAGATTGACACCTCTGATGCGCTCGACAGGTTCGGACTTGAAGAGCGGGGCTACTTCCTCGTGAGTGCGCATCGCGAGGAAAACGTGGACTTAAGGTCCCGACTGGCCCAACTGCTTGAGACCCTAGTTGCGATTCGCAACGAATTTAATATGCCCGTTTTCGTGTCGACCCACCCTAGGACGCGAAAGCGTCTTGGAGCAATCGAAGGCTGGACCACGTCGGAAGGTGTCACTTTCCACGAACCTCTCGGCTTCCACGATTACAATAGGCTTCAACTCGGGGCGGCTTGCGTACTTTCGGATTCGGGCACAATAGCCGAAGAATCGACACTATTGGGTTTCCCGGCGGTTACTCTCCGCGACTCTATTGAACGGCCCGAAGCCCTAGATACTGGTGGCATCATCATGACCGGGCTTGCCGCAGGGGACGTCGTGTCGGCTGTCCGAGAGGCGATGTCTGCACCGCCCGCCCCGAGTATCGGCGCACGACCAACCCTGCCCGAGGACTACGCCGTAAGTAACACGTCCGAACGGGTTGTGCGGTTCATGTTGTCGACGGCTCCGAGACACAGGTTCTGGGCTGGGCTGAGGGATCGGGATACGTCTCCGCGTACACCCAACCCGCAGAACGAGGAGTGA
- a CDS encoding nucleotide sugar dehydrogenase, which translates to MRIAVVALGKIGLPLAVQFADAGHEVVGVDVQEKVVDLVNAATEPFPGEAHLQDKLSELVPAGRLRATTEYADAIPGADAVVVVVPLFVDDETWAPDFAWMDAATRSLAEHLTAGTLVSYETTLPVGTTRGRWKPLIEELSGLREGEDFHLVFSPERVLTGRVFEDLRRYPKLVGGLTAEGTARAVEFYEAVLSFDERPDLARPNGVWDMGTAEAAEMAKLAETTYRDVNIGLANQFALFADKAGIDVYKVIEACNSQPYSHIHRPGIAVGGHCIPVYPRLYLSTDPDASIVRTARQSNAAMPEHVVARAAEVLGDLSGLRAVVLGASYRGKVKETAFSGVFATVEALRERGARVAVHDPMYTDEELAGFGWEPYHLGEDVDLAIVQADHPEYAALSPTDLPGLKLLFDGRRVTDPAAWNGTPRLVIGGGA; encoded by the coding sequence ATGCGTATCGCTGTGGTTGCCCTGGGGAAGATCGGTCTTCCGCTCGCCGTGCAGTTCGCCGACGCCGGCCACGAGGTGGTCGGTGTGGACGTGCAGGAGAAGGTTGTCGATCTGGTGAATGCGGCCACGGAGCCGTTCCCGGGGGAGGCGCACCTGCAGGACAAGCTGTCTGAGCTGGTGCCGGCGGGGCGGCTGCGGGCGACCACCGAGTACGCCGACGCGATCCCCGGCGCCGACGCGGTGGTCGTGGTGGTGCCGCTGTTCGTCGACGACGAGACCTGGGCCCCGGACTTTGCGTGGATGGACGCCGCGACCCGGTCGCTGGCCGAGCACCTCACCGCCGGCACGCTGGTCTCCTACGAGACCACCCTGCCGGTGGGGACCACGCGGGGCCGGTGGAAGCCGCTGATCGAGGAGCTCTCCGGGCTGAGGGAGGGGGAGGACTTCCACCTGGTGTTCTCCCCGGAGCGGGTGCTGACCGGCCGGGTGTTCGAGGACCTGCGCCGCTACCCCAAGCTCGTCGGCGGCCTCACTGCCGAGGGCACGGCGCGGGCGGTGGAGTTCTACGAGGCGGTGCTCTCCTTCGACGAGCGCCCGGACCTGGCCCGCCCGAACGGGGTCTGGGACATGGGCACCGCCGAGGCCGCGGAGATGGCCAAGCTCGCCGAGACCACCTACCGCGACGTCAACATCGGCCTGGCCAACCAGTTCGCGCTGTTCGCGGACAAGGCCGGGATCGACGTGTACAAGGTCATCGAGGCGTGCAACTCCCAGCCGTACTCCCACATCCACCGCCCGGGGATCGCGGTGGGCGGGCACTGCATCCCGGTCTACCCGCGCCTGTACCTGTCCACCGATCCGGACGCGTCCATCGTGCGCACCGCGCGGCAGTCCAACGCCGCGATGCCCGAGCACGTGGTCGCCCGGGCCGCGGAGGTTCTCGGTGACCTGTCCGGGCTGCGCGCCGTGGTGCTGGGCGCCTCCTACCGGGGGAAGGTCAAGGAGACCGCGTTCTCCGGGGTCTTCGCCACCGTCGAGGCGCTGCGCGAGCGGGGGGCGCGGGTGGCGGTGCACGACCCGATGTACACCGACGAGGAGCTGGCCGGGTTCGGGTGGGAGCCGTACCACCTCGGCGAGGACGTCGACCTGGCGATCGTCCAGGCCGACCACCCCGAGTACGCCGCCCTGAGCCCGACCGACCTGCCCGGCCTGAAGCTGCTCTTCGACGGCCGCCGCGTCACCGACCCCGCCGCCTGGAACGGCACCCCCCGTCTGGTCATCGGCGGCGGCGCATGA
- a CDS encoding DegT/DnrJ/EryC1/StrS family aminotransferase: MSLEMIPAARPIIGEDERVAVDRVLASGMVAQGPEVKAFEAEFGQHLVQGRECVAVNSGTSGLHLGLLAAGIGPGDEVIVPSFTFAATGNSVALTGATPVFADIEPDFFCLDPASVRASVTERTRAVMPVHLYGHPANMPALQEIADEHGLLVFEDAAQAHGASLHGQKVGSFGTFGMFSLYPTKNMTSGEGGMVSCADGEIARRVRLLRNQGMERQYANELVGLNNRMTDIHAAIGRVQLTKVDAWTRQRQDNAAFLNAHLEGVTTPPVAEGAVHVYHQYTIRIPGAAGAERDRVVTALREEHGVGSGVYYPIPNHRLESLAPYAPGLELPETERAAAEVISLPVHPSLTPEHLERIVTAVNTVVVKAGA, encoded by the coding sequence ATGAGCCTGGAGATGATTCCCGCGGCGAGGCCGATCATCGGGGAGGACGAGCGGGTCGCGGTGGACCGGGTGCTCGCCTCGGGGATGGTGGCCCAGGGGCCGGAGGTGAAGGCCTTCGAGGCCGAGTTCGGGCAGCACCTGGTCCAGGGCCGGGAGTGCGTGGCGGTGAACTCGGGGACCTCGGGGCTGCACCTGGGGCTGCTCGCGGCCGGGATCGGCCCGGGCGACGAGGTCATCGTCCCCTCGTTCACGTTCGCCGCGACCGGGAACTCGGTGGCGCTGACGGGGGCGACGCCGGTGTTCGCGGACATCGAGCCGGACTTCTTCTGTCTGGACCCGGCCTCGGTGCGGGCGTCGGTGACGGAGCGGACCAGGGCGGTCATGCCGGTGCACCTGTACGGCCACCCGGCGAACATGCCGGCCCTGCAGGAGATCGCCGACGAGCACGGGCTGCTGGTCTTCGAGGACGCGGCCCAGGCCCACGGCGCCTCCCTGCACGGGCAGAAGGTGGGCTCGTTCGGGACGTTCGGGATGTTCTCGCTGTACCCGACGAAGAACATGACCTCGGGTGAGGGCGGGATGGTCTCCTGCGCCGACGGGGAGATCGCCCGGCGGGTGCGGCTGCTGCGCAACCAGGGCATGGAGCGCCAGTACGCGAATGAGCTGGTGGGGCTGAACAACCGGATGACGGACATCCACGCCGCGATCGGCCGGGTCCAGCTGACCAAGGTTGACGCCTGGACGAGGCAGCGGCAGGACAACGCCGCCTTCCTGAACGCCCACCTCGAGGGGGTCACGACCCCGCCGGTCGCCGAGGGCGCGGTGCACGTCTACCACCAGTACACGATCCGCATCCCCGGCGCGGCCGGGGCGGAGCGGGACCGGGTCGTCACCGCGCTGCGCGAGGAGCACGGCGTGGGGTCCGGGGTCTACTACCCGATCCCGAACCACCGCCTGGAGTCCCTGGCCCCCTACGCCCCGGGGCTGGAGCTGCCCGAGACGGAGCGGGCGGCCGCGGAGGTCATCTCCCTGCCCGTCCACCCCTCCCTCACCCCCGAGCACCTCGAGCGCATCGTCACCGCGGTCAACACCGTCGTGGTGAAGGCAGGAGCCTGA
- a CDS encoding Gfo/Idh/MocA family protein, translated as MTQSESTQERPALRMGLIGLGSMGRHHARVIRETPGMDLVAVADPGGDKFGVARDLPVLPDVHALIDAGLDAAMVAVPTIYHEDVALALAEAGLHTMVEKPIAHTAEAGQRVADAFAAAGLVGAVGYVERCNPALLEMRRRIADGELGEVYQIATSRQGPFPGRISDVGVVKDLATHDVDLTAWLAQSPYESVSAQVTHRSGREHEDMVVAVGRLANGIIVNHMVNWLSPRKERQTVVTGEKGALVADTVAGDLTFYANGTVATQWDAVATFRGVSEGDSIRYAINKREPLRVEQENFRDTIHGTNTPTTTAVSMAEGVHTLTVVEALLDSAEASISTAI; from the coding sequence ATGACCCAGAGCGAGAGCACGCAGGAGCGCCCGGCGCTGCGGATGGGGCTGATCGGCCTGGGGTCGATGGGCCGCCACCACGCCCGGGTGATCCGCGAGACCCCCGGCATGGACCTCGTCGCGGTCGCCGACCCGGGCGGGGACAAGTTCGGCGTCGCCCGTGACCTGCCCGTCCTGCCCGACGTCCACGCCCTCATCGACGCCGGCCTGGACGCGGCGATGGTCGCGGTGCCGACGATCTACCACGAGGACGTCGCCCTGGCCCTCGCAGAGGCGGGGCTGCACACCATGGTGGAGAAGCCCATCGCCCACACCGCCGAGGCCGGGCAGCGGGTCGCCGACGCCTTCGCGGCCGCCGGCCTGGTCGGCGCCGTCGGCTACGTCGAGCGGTGCAACCCGGCCCTGCTGGAGATGCGCCGCCGGATCGCCGACGGCGAGCTCGGCGAGGTCTACCAGATCGCCACCTCCCGCCAGGGCCCCTTCCCGGGCCGCATCAGCGACGTCGGGGTTGTCAAGGACCTCGCCACCCACGACGTGGACCTGACCGCCTGGCTCGCCCAGTCCCCCTACGAGTCCGTCTCGGCGCAGGTCACCCACCGCTCCGGGCGCGAGCACGAGGACATGGTCGTCGCCGTGGGCCGCCTGGCGAACGGGATCATCGTCAACCACATGGTCAACTGGCTCTCCCCCCGCAAGGAGCGCCAAACCGTCGTCACCGGCGAGAAGGGCGCCCTCGTCGCGGACACCGTGGCCGGGGACCTGACCTTCTACGCCAACGGCACCGTCGCCACCCAGTGGGACGCCGTCGCCACCTTCCGCGGCGTCTCCGAGGGCGACTCGATCCGCTACGCCATCAACAAGCGCGAACCCCTGCGCGTGGAGCAGGAGAACTTCCGCGACACCATCCACGGCACCAACACCCCCACCACCACCGCCGTGTCCATGGCCGAGGGCGTCCACACCCTCACCGTCGTCGAAGCCCTCCTCGACTCCGCCGAAGCCTCCATTTCTACGGCGATCTGA
- a CDS encoding lipopolysaccharide biosynthesis protein: protein MTQQGKTRRRSVALLAGGSTAGQLITFGLTPLISRLYTPDDFAVLTVISTIALTLGIVSALRFDAAIPLPKRDQDAYSLVHLGLLATLIITTTGVIIALTFRQPISIAFGIEALSSWLWVAPVSAGAMGTYVTLSQLAIRRQDFRPIGTRNVMTPSLTSASQLAFGTGGLQPGGLPLGYLVGQLAGALSMAKRADLQSMRSASIRSPQSLKKVARRYRRFPLVLAPSALINSLGTQLPIVLIALSYAPAEVGSLGLAQRVLYAPVVLVGVALSQVYLSELSRSVREGGSNIVSQFVRTSAVLAVAGFVVALVLLVAGPQLFSTILGHDWEMSGRFAQLLAAAIALQLIASPLSQTLIVAERTALQFGWDLSRLLLTTGAVALCIMSDLSAEKAVLAFSLSTAAAYVLSWLMSYSAVRRLRATHP, encoded by the coding sequence ATGACGCAGCAGGGCAAAACTCGGCGCCGTAGTGTTGCATTGTTGGCAGGCGGGTCAACCGCAGGTCAACTAATTACCTTCGGCCTCACGCCCCTAATATCTAGGCTGTACACACCCGACGACTTCGCAGTCCTGACGGTGATTTCGACCATTGCGTTAACGTTGGGCATAGTATCGGCCTTGCGATTCGACGCCGCGATTCCACTGCCTAAGCGCGATCAGGATGCATACTCTCTTGTGCATCTTGGACTGCTCGCGACCCTCATCATAACAACTACAGGCGTAATCATAGCACTTACGTTCCGGCAACCAATTTCCATCGCCTTTGGCATTGAGGCACTCAGTTCATGGCTTTGGGTAGCGCCCGTAAGCGCGGGAGCGATGGGAACCTATGTCACCTTGAGTCAACTCGCGATCCGGCGGCAGGACTTCAGGCCAATCGGAACCCGTAACGTCATGACGCCATCGCTAACGTCTGCGAGCCAGCTCGCCTTCGGTACTGGCGGCCTTCAACCGGGCGGGCTGCCTTTAGGCTACCTAGTTGGCCAACTTGCAGGCGCTCTTTCCATGGCAAAACGAGCCGACCTGCAGTCTATGCGCTCAGCAAGCATCCGATCGCCTCAATCGCTCAAGAAAGTTGCGCGCCGATACCGACGGTTTCCCCTCGTACTGGCACCCTCGGCTCTGATAAATAGTCTCGGAACACAACTCCCCATAGTCTTGATTGCGCTGTCGTACGCACCGGCCGAAGTAGGCTCGCTTGGCCTCGCTCAACGGGTGCTGTATGCGCCCGTCGTACTAGTCGGCGTAGCACTATCACAGGTATACCTATCTGAACTGTCACGTTCCGTCCGCGAAGGCGGCTCTAACATCGTCAGCCAATTTGTACGCACGAGTGCGGTACTTGCCGTCGCTGGTTTCGTAGTCGCGTTGGTGCTGCTCGTAGCTGGCCCACAACTTTTCTCAACGATATTAGGGCACGATTGGGAGATGTCTGGCCGATTCGCTCAACTACTGGCAGCGGCAATTGCTCTGCAACTAATCGCTTCACCACTCTCGCAGACACTCATTGTCGCCGAACGGACAGCCCTACAGTTTGGATGGGACCTGTCCCGACTACTCCTCACAACTGGTGCCGTTGCGCTTTGCATCATGAGTGACCTAAGCGCGGAGAAAGCCGTACTAGCATTTTCACTTTCCACTGCAGCCGCTTACGTATTATCTTGGTTGATGTCGTACTCGGCAGTGCGCCGCTTGCGCGCGACGCATCCTTGA